In Rhizobium gallicum bv. gallicum R602sp, the following proteins share a genomic window:
- the fae gene encoding formaldehyde-activating enzyme encodes MAKISKVMVGESLVGEGNEVAHIDLLIGPRGSAVETAFCNALTNNKDGFTSLLAVIAPNLACKPNTILFNKVTIKGAKQAVQMFGPAQHAVAKAVQDSVAEGIIPADEADDIFICVGVFIHWEAEDDAKIQDYNYRATKEAIERAVTGKPTAAEATAQRDTVKHPFSA; translated from the coding sequence GTGGCAAAGATTAGCAAGGTAATGGTTGGTGAATCACTCGTTGGCGAGGGAAATGAAGTCGCGCATATCGATCTTCTGATCGGACCGCGTGGAAGCGCCGTGGAAACGGCATTTTGCAATGCGCTCACCAACAACAAGGACGGGTTTACGTCACTTCTGGCGGTCATCGCCCCGAACCTGGCCTGCAAGCCGAATACGATATTGTTCAACAAAGTTACGATCAAGGGTGCCAAGCAAGCCGTGCAGATGTTCGGCCCGGCACAGCATGCTGTGGCAAAGGCAGTCCAAGACAGCGTAGCCGAAGGCATCATTCCCGCCGACGAAGCCGATGACATCTTCATCTGCGTCGGCGTCTTCATCCACTGGGAAGCAGAAGACGACGCCAAGATCCAGGATTATAACTACAGGGCAACGAAGGAAGCGATTGAACGCGCAGTCACCGGCAAGCCGACCGCGGCGGAGGCAACTGCTCAGCGCGACACCGTCAAGCATCCTTTCAGCGCCTAG
- a CDS encoding triphosphoribosyl-dephospho-CoA synthase has product MTLTRQEIMAAYLDACRAEIDALKPGNVHRFADGHRMTADQFLQSAAVSSLSVTDPLASVGQRILRAVTATRESVGTNTNLGILLLCAPLAKAAESTSWDFRKGLTQTLDEMNAGDARDVFAAIRLTNPGGLGSAEEHDVRDEPTVSLVNAMAMAADRDMIARQYTNGFEDIFNGGLSAWREAAARGEEDMWPTIFVFLYFLSSFPDSHIGRKHGTGLSVEIAKEADTIRRRVMDETRLPSREKILLDFDRRLKDRDINPGTSADLTVATLFVRNMKFGLHNRSLDV; this is encoded by the coding sequence ATGACGCTGACGCGGCAAGAGATCATGGCAGCCTACCTGGACGCCTGCCGCGCCGAGATCGATGCCTTGAAGCCGGGCAATGTGCACCGCTTCGCAGACGGCCACCGGATGACGGCGGATCAATTCCTCCAAAGTGCGGCCGTCAGCTCGCTGTCGGTCACCGATCCGCTTGCATCGGTCGGTCAGCGTATTCTTCGTGCGGTAACTGCCACCCGCGAAAGCGTGGGAACGAACACCAATCTCGGTATCCTCCTGCTTTGCGCGCCGCTTGCCAAGGCGGCCGAGAGCACGTCTTGGGATTTCCGCAAGGGCCTCACGCAGACATTGGATGAAATGAATGCGGGCGATGCCCGCGACGTCTTCGCCGCAATCCGCCTCACGAATCCGGGAGGGCTCGGCAGCGCCGAAGAACATGACGTTAGAGACGAGCCGACGGTGTCTCTCGTCAACGCCATGGCCATGGCAGCCGACCGCGACATGATCGCCCGACAATATACGAACGGCTTTGAAGACATCTTCAACGGCGGCCTGTCGGCGTGGAGAGAAGCGGCCGCGCGCGGCGAAGAGGACATGTGGCCGACAATCTTCGTCTTTCTTTACTTCCTGTCCTCGTTTCCCGACAGTCATATCGGGCGCAAACACGGGACCGGTCTCTCTGTTGAAATTGCCAAAGAGGCCGACACGATACGCCGTCGGGTGATGGATGAGACGCGCTTGCCCAGCCGGGAAAAGATTCTGCTGGACTTCGACAGGCGGCTGAAGGACAGGGATATCAACCCCGGGACCTCCGCCGATCTCACGGTTGCGACGCTTTTTGTCCGTAACATGAAGTTCGGCTTGCATAATCGCAGCTTAGATGTTTGA